The following are encoded in a window of Corynebacterium argentoratense DSM 44202 genomic DNA:
- a CDS encoding chorismate-binding protein — protein MPRIVLIDNQDSFSHLLADAIFRAVGILPQVVAHDGELPANADVFVLSPGPGRPEDARLSIEAVRSGVPCVGVCLGHQVIAMEAGATVGPAQFPMHGRVSQVSHCGTGMFAGLPQSMEVVRYHSLEITDFNDAALEVLARADDGSIMACRRMDAPQWGVQFHPESIATVQGVDLVRNALLCALEPWKWAQRYPYFAWFEFDGYTRIAAGNERWEGPLDTDVALYGALSYEATGGVDGSSAAQLHTRDNSGADSAQSIWFHPEHELHWEGAVPEELLGDVPPAPQASAISFRDSREDYREAISRCRQAIARGDSYELCLTTAASSILLEDVSALELYVRLRSLVPAPMRGMLTSPEVSIISASPERFVRVRPGQAATGGGRTISAHPIKGTRPAGCDPAELLSSEKDRAENLMIVDLMRNDLARVCTPGSVTVEELFGIYELPQVTQMISTISGHVRPEVSAIDAALAAFPGGSMTGAPKQKTMDLLREYEGHPRGYYSGVMGYIDCDDIDLSMLIRCVVLRQRRLHYGVGGAITWLSDPDDEYDEVLVKARPLFALLGQQYVP, from the coding sequence GTGCCGCGCATTGTGTTGATCGACAACCAGGATTCTTTTTCGCATCTTTTAGCTGATGCGATTTTTCGAGCCGTCGGGATTCTTCCGCAGGTGGTTGCCCATGACGGCGAATTGCCTGCGAACGCCGACGTGTTTGTGCTCTCCCCCGGCCCCGGCCGACCAGAGGACGCGCGGTTGAGTATCGAGGCCGTGCGCAGCGGTGTGCCGTGCGTGGGGGTGTGTTTGGGGCATCAGGTGATTGCTATGGAAGCCGGTGCGACGGTAGGGCCCGCGCAGTTTCCCATGCATGGCCGTGTCAGCCAGGTGTCGCATTGCGGCACAGGAATGTTCGCGGGGTTGCCGCAGTCGATGGAGGTTGTGCGCTATCACTCCTTGGAGATCACAGATTTTAATGACGCCGCGTTGGAGGTTCTGGCCCGCGCGGACGACGGTTCGATCATGGCCTGCCGCCGGATGGATGCACCGCAGTGGGGTGTGCAGTTTCACCCGGAGTCCATTGCGACCGTGCAGGGCGTGGACCTTGTGCGTAATGCCCTGCTGTGTGCATTAGAGCCGTGGAAGTGGGCGCAGCGCTACCCGTATTTTGCGTGGTTTGAATTCGACGGATACACCCGCATCGCTGCCGGGAATGAGCGCTGGGAGGGGCCACTGGACACCGATGTCGCCCTGTATGGCGCCCTATCGTATGAGGCCACAGGCGGGGTGGATGGCAGTAGTGCCGCGCAGCTGCATACCAGGGACAACTCCGGTGCCGATAGTGCGCAGAGTATATGGTTTCACCCCGAGCATGAGCTGCATTGGGAGGGGGCCGTACCGGAAGAACTTTTAGGCGATGTTCCGCCAGCACCGCAGGCCAGTGCTATTTCTTTCCGTGACAGCCGCGAAGACTATCGCGAAGCTATTTCACGTTGTCGCCAGGCCATTGCCCGCGGTGATTCCTACGAGTTGTGCTTGACCACCGCTGCGTCATCAATCTTGCTTGAAGATGTTTCTGCGCTTGAGCTGTATGTGCGCCTACGCTCGCTGGTGCCGGCACCCATGCGCGGGATGTTAACGAGCCCCGAGGTGTCAATCATTTCAGCATCACCGGAGCGCTTCGTCCGCGTTCGCCCCGGGCAGGCAGCAACTGGGGGTGGGCGCACGATCTCGGCCCATCCGATCAAGGGAACACGTCCAGCCGGTTGCGACCCCGCGGAGCTGCTATCTAGCGAAAAGGATCGCGCCGAGAACCTGATGATCGTCGACCTGATGCGCAACGATCTCGCCCGCGTGTGCACCCCGGGAAGCGTCACGGTGGAGGAACTTTTTGGTATTTACGAGCTCCCCCAGGTCACTCAGATGATTTCGACTATTTCTGGTCACGTGCGACCGGAAGTCTCCGCCATCGACGCCGCGCTCGCTGCTTTCCCGGGCGGCTCGATGACGGGCGCACCAAAGCAGAAAACTATGGATCTTCTGCGGGAATACGAAGGGCACCCTCGCGGTTATTATTCCGGGGTGATGGGCTACATTGACTGTGACGACATTGACTTGTCCATGCTGATTCGCTGCGTCGTGCTACGTCAGCGGCGTCTGCACTACGGCGTGGGCGGTGCAATAACGTGGCTGAGCGACCCAGATGATGAATACGATGAGGTCCTTGTGAAGGCCCGGCCGTTGTTTGCGCTGCTGGGCCAACAGTATGTGCCGTAG